The genomic window ATTTAATAATACTATTTCATTATTTGTTCAATCTCTGGTGTTAACAGGGGTGAACGCTGCTGAAAAAGCCCCTGTGCAAGGGCAGTAatgtgtgttaaaaaaacaccatctgcattttaattttaccACCTTACCACAGCCAGAGGATTTTCCAGGCAGAGATAATTAATCATGCAACACCCAATGTGATTTGATTAAATCTCAAGACATTTAAGATTGCACCTGAGAGCAGGTCACAACTGGACTGCAGCAGAATGTAGTGTAGTACAGAATATAATTTATCCAACATATCTGACCCTGAACATTTCATAtccacatgaaaacacatgctGAAACAAATAGTCAATTCATCAGATTATCCATAAAGAAGAagactctctctccctctctctctcttttataaTAATTCCTCTAATCAAATACTTGTTCAAgccatttatcaagcaaaaataccaaacattttctgcttccAGCCAAAAGAAAGTGAGAATTTTCTGCATTTCTCAGGTTCATATCAGTTTGAGAGTGTTGGTCAGACAAACTGAGCTCTTGTAAATggttatggatttttttttatttaatattctttttaaacaattttCTGACGAAATATTGAcatacataaaaagacaaaaataaaaaaagaatataacTGAATGATGCATTTGTCTAATGTATCTAAAATGGTTGTGGGCAAATTTGATTAGATCTATAATCAAATGTTAATCCCTCAGTTGGCCTAAAGACAAACTGATGACTGTTGTTTGGTTAATGTGCTGTCTGAAAGCCAGTGATGGTTTCATCTTAGAAAAGATTAAGAAACACCAGTTTCAGTTGATTGAACATTGGTGGATTTTCAGGTGTATGATGAAGTTAAatccaaacacaacacatctgcAGTTTAGAGTGTGAGGTTCACAACATGTGATTTCTGTTGTtcctaaaatctaaaatcttaCTGTACTGTTATTTCATGGTTCTACCTTGGTGGACAGACTAAACCAGagtgacacacaaaacaaacaagacgtTATTTATCTCGCATGCAGGGTCCTCCATCAGTATGGTTACAGCACAACGCATATCTATGACTTACAGACGTCGACAGGAGCAAGTGTTATCGAAGCGAATGGGgagaaattaataaaacagaaacagaaaagcagcacaatGAGATAAGACCGGGGTTTGCAAGTGCTGTTATTGACTTGGAAAGTAATTGCAAATGTGTTATCTGACAATCAGAAAACACACCGATGAATGTCTGCAGAGTCCTTAGGCCAAGAAATGGAATCGTTCAATTTCAGAATTGATTAGCGCTCATTCTGTTTGCTTGTAGCACCACAGTAGCATGAAATCACAACTGTATGGTCGTTTGTATGTAGCAAGATAAAGATTAAGGCAGCTTGAACGCTGCTATGATAGTTTTTACCTATGGGTTACTGTACTGAACTCCACAGTGAAGCAAAGCACCGTAGAATGATGCTGGGTTTGTCCAAAAGCATAGAAACTGTGAATTTGGTTACGGGCGACTTTAAGGTCAGTGGTGATGTTTATACATCAAATCAACATCAAAATCAGAGGGGCAGCAGAGAAGCAGATTTTAGCAGCAAGCAGACAGTAGCATCGAGCTACCATGTTTGACGGCTTCGTTGACGGTGTCACTCAGAATATCAAGGCACCCATTTCAACTGTTTGCCATCTCCAGTCCCCCTCCCCTGGTGCCCCCGAGGGGCATCCTAATCTGGGGCACCCATCATGATGTCCTCCGCCAATGTAGAGGTGGACACTTCCCCATGCTGTGGTCAAAGCATGATGTAACGGCTAGACCGGCTCCAGCGTTCGTCCAAATCCGGGAGCATTTTCAGGTTACACGCCAAACATGACGTCATGGGTTGTGATGCATCGCTCACATGACTCCCATGTCTTGGCCAATGGCTCGCCACCTTGGCGTCTCGTCTTAGTGATATGGGGATATAATATTTCAATTCCATTTTGCTAATCTTTTGTTAACAGCTGAAGTGGTGGTCAAGTGTTTGGAGCTGTGAAAGGTAAACACTTCCTAAATAATTATAGATGATGTCAAAAATGagtttattattactgtttCAGGGCCCCGCTGCTTGCCGATTATTTGCATGTATATGTAGTGTGGCATCTTTAGGGGGCAAAAAGATAATCAGAGCAGACAACAAATTTAAAGTTTTCCAGTCAGTCGCCCTGATTGGATGAGATGTTCTGTCTGATCCTGTTCATTTCTGACATCCCTACTACAGAACTATGGATTCACGATTAACAGAAATCACAGGCTTTGCCGTCGACCTTACTGTCTATCTGTATCTCGACTGAATTCTACTGATTATTccttttctgctctgctgttttgttgcCATGAGATCTTTTCAGTTAACAGAGAAATAGTCATCATTTGCTTGAGTTGAATTGTACaggcagatgtgtgtgttgacttTTCAGTTGTGGGTGTGTGCAGAGTGTCAGATTTTCTTTGAATGATGGTCTGATATTGTCGATTTGACTTCCATAATGCAACTGCAAAACTGAACCATTTCCATTTATGTGGAAACAGGCAGGGTAGTTAGAGATTAGCTTCGTCAATATTGTGATCTAATGAGCTGCAGGATAGATGTTTGTTCATTGTTAACAATTACCGACAGTGTGTAGAAAATGAgctttgtcttttcattgtatttttgcGGTCAGACtgaagaaaagaggggaaacTGTCAGCTAGCATGACTTATTAGCACACACACCAATGAACTGTGTTAGCCCTCCAAGCTAATGCTAGGCGGCAGAGGAACAATGCAAGGAGCCGTCAGCTTGTGATTGTAATTTAGGCTGAGATGTCAACCAGACCGACTGATTGGAGATGACAGGTCAGGGGTAAATGGGGGGGTCTGGCAGGATGGCGGTGGCCGCTTGCAGACATAGCTGCTCTAACAAAAGCCCCCTCAGCATGTGTGACTGCAGATATATTCAgcctttcctttcttctctccaACAATTCCCCAAATGCATCAGGGCTGTTAGTGGCTTGGAGACCATTTTGAAATCTTAGAAAGTGCTCTCTTACAGAGGAAAGGTGCAAAGTGGCCACAGTGGCGAGCAGGTGATGTTTAACCCAAACAAAAGGATGACTCTTCCTCTTCAAGGTTATCATCTCACGTCATGTTCTTGACAGGCAAATTCACTTAATTGGTCCTCGGCTATATTTAGAAACACAGCATGCTCTGGTGATCAGGGCGCAGGAAAGCTCAGTGCTCGCTAAaattcactgtgacattttgagtatcattttcagcaaaaagaagacaaactacaataaataacattaaacatGATCTAATGAAAAGGGCACTTTGTTCTGAACACTGTAAGCAAGTGTTAGATTTAAAAAGTCTTGTTGTTTCACCAGTAGAGAGACCAACATCATCAGAGTTGCACTGATAAGATGGAGGCGTTCATCTagattttctctgtgtctgttcagTATAGAAATTAAAACCCTGAACCCTGTGACAGTACATCATTGACTGACAGTGGTAATGCCCTTTTATATGTGCAATAATATGCAGCATTAAACAGAGCACAAAACTGTGCTTTGACAGCTGGCGTATTCACAGCAAACACTCAGAGACAGATATGTCTTTATGGAGCCAGGACTATCTACGTTTGACGGTTGCATATTTTATGATactgtcaaaatatttcttCCTGTGTCAGTTCTCTTTATAAACTGTGCAAGAAAAATATCCCGTCCATCCATTGGCTTAATATCTGTGGGATACAGCATTCAGTTTTATTCCAGTACATCAACATATATGCAGCTGACTTTGTCTTAACCGTCTGCTGTCCATCAGTCGTGACCTGCTTCACATGACTGATTGGAATAATGCCACAGAGATTTAGTAATAATTTGCTCTTTAAAgctttacatgttttattttgaagcaacAGCAACTAATTAATGCCAATGTCTCATAAACCAGTGTCATTACACTACATAACAATCAACCCAACAGTTTTGAACAGCTTTATTCTCTTAGTCATGTTGGATGctgaaagaaaaagttttcCTTTTAGTGAAATGTGttgatttcctttcttattGGGAGTTAGCTTAGCTTGAAAACTCTAGGTTAATGGGGGATTACATGCCAGCAGGGACTTCGTTCTTGATGGCACCATTTCATTTTAGGCAGCTTTAATAGTTAACATCATACAAACAATCGGAGAGAGATGTATCTGATCAGTCCAAGATTCATTCTGCAGACATACAGCCACAGTCATAAAAAACTATCTTCAGTGACAGGAAGAACCAGGAttcctgcaacagatggtctgacccccacagagaTCTGACCTCtacatcatggagtcagtccAGGAttacacaaagagacagaggacattCAGACACCTTGTATCCACTGAAGAAACTGTACACAAGAGTAGCTACCTGCAAAGTGTCTGTGGGAAAGAATGCAAAGGTTTCCAGAGTTATGATTGAGATCGTGGGTCAGTTTCTCCAGTGGGAGAAGTGCTAATATCTGTGAAATCCACATGTCAACCATGGGAACTTGCACGGTGGACCACTGCAACAAaagttttatgtaaaaataaaagaatgtgtCTGCATCAAAAGGTTTTTCTGAACTggataaaacagagaaaacagtgtgAAGTGTTTGATAGGAACATCTTTTATTAAAGAATGAACCCTTTTCCAAACTTTCTGGATGTGGTCACATGACCAGAACAGGTAGATAAACTTAcctttatgtgtttttcattcatagCAGAggtctgggggggggggactacTGGAAACAAGCATAAGACCGGAGTGGATCTCTGACAAAAACCTGTTGTAGTATTACAGCAGAGACGTGTCTGGGCCCAGACATTTCCTGTTTGGTCTGGATCACAGTCCAACTTGCTCTGGTGGGATTTGGAGCAATCCTCCTCTATAATAGTAGGGAATGAGATGTTATTTAGGTAAGAGGTAGTGTTGGAGTCAGTCTTCTCTGGGTTATTGAGGgatttaaaataatattgaCAATCAGTGGCTCACGTGAGACCTCACTGCACGGTGTTCTTATCGTGTTTACTGACTGGTCATTGTTCTGAGTTTTCAGATGATGTGTAAGTGACCAGACTTGTTGACATATTCAGTGTAATCCGTATTGAGTCAGGTCTGTAGCCGTGGGTGTTGTTATGTATTTGTTGTAACCTTGTAACTTCTTTTTCGAGATTTTTCCTGACACCACCAGACAGGAAGCTCAACCTTATGCAGTAGTGACTAAACATTATAGTCATCTGTTATATGAAGTGAGGTGAGTCATAGTTGGGGGCATAAACATTAAGAATAGCTGCAGTATGTGTTGTATACTCCACTTCTGGATcattttcttcatatttcaAACAGAGAGGAATGAGAATTGGCTGCAGCTCTTTATCCTGTGAATATGAAGAGACATAAACTCGACCTCTCCTTCTGTAACAAGCCAGAGTTTTGCTGTTTAAAGCACTTAGTTGTTTAGAAGTTGTTGAGGCCGATAAGCCAGATGACATTAGCTTCTAATATCATTCTTACCCTTGTGTACTGCACTTGGATAAatctaaataataaataaagtttttacaaaagtaaaacagCATGACCACATCACACTGTGCCCTTAAACAGAGTAGTAGCAAGGACACCCATTTAATACTGCATAAATACCCTAATAACAGTTCAGTGCATCACTGGGTTCAGCAGATTAGGACATAAATATGAAGAAAATGATAATACCACGATAAACAATTATCAGACCAAAGGAGATGATGCCAGCCTCCCCCACTGCTTCACAGTCCAAGGTGAACATACATATTAATGCTTCCAGcaaaacagtttttcagtttttccctttAGTTTACTGAAGTTAGCAGATCCCCGGATGGACAGGGTCAAGATGGTTATTTGACACATGAGCTTGTTAGCACCTTAGGTGGCACATCCTGCTGTCTGCCACttttaacaaacacaatgtgacCATTAGACCTGGAGCAAGTCAGACGCATTTATATgagtagtttttaaaaaatgtttgctaGTTGCTTTGAAAAAAAGTCCAACACTACACACATCAAACTGGCAGTTTCATTTGTGAGTAATTTGCTTTGACGCTGCATCTACCACTTTTCAGTAACCAACTTAATTTGAATAATATGTGAAATCAGGAGAAGGAAGGGAATTTGTGCCAAATATCAGctaaatataataaatgaattaatgctCCTGTTCATGCACCAGTTCACCAGTTGATTTCTGTCCTCAGGAAACAGGAATCAGAAAAGGGACGTCCACAGTGCGAACACAGATACTTCCTGCACACGTCAAGACATTGCTGCAGATCATAAGACAGTGTGTTGGTACAGAGCCACTAAATATTAACCATTTAGGTGGTCACTGTTCTTTGGACAGATAAGAAGCCAGATGTAAACTGTAATACATTCACTGATAAAACAAGGGACACTGGCACTGCTGTACCTAGATTTTAATGATGTAATGTACCAATTTGAATTAATTACTTGGAAGTGTTTGTGTCAAACACCAGGTGGCTTTAAGATCCAACTGTCAAAGCTGTGATGATTGAAAATATCCTCCAGTGTTCCTCCTCTAATCACTGTCAGCCAATGATACATTCTACAAAAATCAAGTATTTATGCTCTTTTACTGCAGTTTCTCCAGTGTCATAAAGCTCCTGTTCTTCTTTCTAATGCgttgatatattttgtttctaACACCATATTTGTAGGtagagaggaggtgagagttttattactttttccCCCGAATGGGCACAAAAATAGCCTAAGGTTCTGTCTGGCTCATTAGAATTAAAATTTGGTCGTAGATGTGAAACCTGTAGCCAAACAAGCCACTAAAAACATGAGGAGAGCCAGACTTTACTCCACCACAGGAGAGATTGGTGAGAATACCTGGggctgtttgtgtctttgagaCCGAATGATACACAAAGTCAGCAGGGTGGGTGAGGGCAGCAGGTAGATTATCTGCTGTGATGACTTGGAATTAACATTTCGgacagtgaaatgtgaaatgataaCAGCCACAGGGTCAGTCGTGGCCGAGGTCGGTTCTTACTTGGCAGCCGTGCACAAACACATTCCTTCATCCAGTCTTTTCTCTGTATTGTTGAGACTTAACACAGTAGAAACACATTCCAATGAACAGAGCACCAGGTCATTTCTTATAACTTACTCTACACAAAAACTAACTTTCACTTTTTGGCAAAGTCTTCCATGCATACAGACAGTCCTGTTTGCCTTTTCCTCGGTAGCAAAGTCAAAGGGGAGCAAAGTAATTTGACTAACTGTAATGAGGACACTGGAGGACAGCTTTAATGTCTGACTCATAGAAAAGAGCCTTTTACCGTTAACCACAAAGTGTTCTGGAAGCCATTGTGCTGCACCTTTACAAACATTATTACAAGAAGAGATTCATCTTCAGGAGTTTAGTCAGTGAATTCATTAATGTCATTTAGTTTCATCTCTTGTACAGTCCTCTGGGCACAGTTGTGTTCCTGTAGTgggcagtgtgtgtttcagattttttacatGGATCATGTACGATGTCGGCACAGCTGCTCCCTCTGTGCACTGTTCATGGGGAAATATTGTGTGGGCGCCTCTTAAAAGTGAGGCCTTGCTGTGTCACATTTGCAGACGCCAGCGTTTTATTTTTAGCCCAGATTTTTGGCTGGAATATCGTCTGCAGCGTGAGCCGCTGTGACCTGCTCCTAAAGCACAAGTGACCACAGGTTTTTTGGAATGCAAACATTTGTGGAAACTCTCATGAAGAACCATAAAATTgttctgtactgtgtgtgtaaagacaTCATACATCACCGTGTTAACGTGTCTGTGGCGTTGGGTTCGGCAGGTGACTGGCTGGCTGGAATACCGCCCTACTCCTTCTCCTTCTGAGGACATCCCAATCCAGGACTGGTCttaccccccctccccccagcATGGAGCCCACCAAAGTCCAATCAGAGGGAGGCCTCAACGTCACCCTGACCATCCGCCTCCTCATGCATGGAAAAGTAAGAATAACACATGGCGACTGTGCCTTCGTTACTTTACATTAAAACATCCAGTCGGACTTCTTGGGAATAAATGAcatctttgttgttattatttattatctattattattcTAATCATTTCTATTAATAACATTATTAGCATCGTTCAGTACTTCTGTAGCCTGAGCCTGGATCTCTGCTTCCTTTGTTCCTGTTCTTACTTTCATCTAATATATTTTAGCTTCAACATTGACAGACTCTCTTCAGACACTGTGGGTGACGGACTTGTAGAAATGAAACTCCTCTGTAGAGTGACAGGCTTCTGCTGCAGTGTTCCTCTgctttctgctctgctctgctcagggTGTAGTGTGTAACCTTGAAGTGGGCACCGAcgtctgtgttttcagtctcaACTTTCTGCTTTTTCAAAGTCTGTATAGTTTGTTAAAGGGAaaggtttctgtgtgtttaatgcCTAAGTCTTAATGGAGGTCTCCTGGCAGGGGGGCGGGGATCCTGTACCTCAAAGACTGGAGCCAACATCTTCTCTTGGTTTGTGTGCCAAAGAATCTGCGGTACAGGAATTCATCCGCTGCATGGCTAACCATGCAGGAACTCCAGACTCCAGTGACCCACTGATAGTCTGAATAACCCTGCGGCCACACAGGCCCAGAACCTGCCAGAAGACGACTGGGTACGAGGGGGAGGACTTTGGCAGACCCACATCTGTCTCACCTCACACTCAGCAGCTATTGGTTGGGCTGAGTTGGGTATTGGAATATTTTCAGTATGGTCTGTTGGGTGTAGACATGCACCCCAGAGTCagttgtgtgtgatgtgtgtttttccacGCCCTCAGATTTATATGCAGTGTACAGTATAAATTGGTTGGATCAGATGTTTGGATGTGGCTGCACGGTGCAGACTGTGAAGCGTGGAGGTGGGAGTGTGCTGAGTGCAAAAGGTAACGGGAGATGATATTTATAGATGCCCCACATTTAATGGTCcacaaatactgaatgaaaagatgactcCTGGACTCAattttccaacacacacacgagtttggaaagaagaaaaacatgaaaactatGATCTGGCTGCAGACTTTAATCCAATATAACACTGTTGGAGTGTTTtaaagcagagagcagagctaCGAAGCCCCTccagcaaagagcagctgaagagAATAACCTGTGAAGGATCTAATCTGTCATCTCATCAGGTTTCAGGGGTGAGTTTAGAGCAGTAAAATGTGCATCTGATTGGGTTTACTGAGTCTAATTGTTAGATGTGAACGATGGCTCAGTGTTTAAGAGCTGAATAACTGTTGTTATAAAGTTGCTGAATGTACAgaagcagtcatttgtgagtGACTGACTTacacagcaataaaacagataaaagctgATTAAAGGACCTGTactgaaatttaaacaaatactTGAATGAAGCACAGATTCCTTAAAGAATATTTGAGGACAACAACAGACTTTACGTAGCTTGATAGATATAAATGGCTGTCCGGGGGGGGGGGAACCTggctctgtgcagcagctggCCTGCAGCTTCAACATCACAATGGATGTAACCCTCAGAGTCACCGAGCAGACGTCAGGGAGTGTTGACGCTCGCAGCCAGCGCTGCCCCTCTGCCCTTTCCTCACTGTGCCACACCGAGCTGATGAAGAGTGATTACGTGCATATGAAAAGTGTGGCCCTCGACACCTCCATGTGGCTGTGGGTCCTCTGCATGCACCTGCACTGTTTTCCACCTTgcacagggaaaaaaagcagttttactACCACACATTTACCCTGTAGGTTCTTTAATGAATcataattgttttctctttttcatgttttattccagGAGGTTGGAAGTATAATTGGAAAGgtatgtatttttattaaatcactCATGTTTCTGCTCATACTCACACTTGTGAAAAAAGAATTTATGTCATATCAAACCCTGCTTCagttatttttagatttttgattactgttttgctttttttccagAAAGGGGAAACAGTAAAAAAGATGCGAGAAGAGGTGAGTTTCAGCATCATTTCAAATATGACAAAACCCAAAATatttacactttacacacagtacacatagGTCGAAATCTGTATTAAATGTGGCTTCGGGTTTGTCAGTGATCAACAGATTCACATCACCTATATTGACTCCATCAGCGATGTGCGTGTTGTTTTTCCAGAGCGGAGCGCGGATCAATATTTCCGAGGGCAACTGTCCAGAGAGGATTGTCACCATCACTGGACCAACAGACACCATCTTCAAGGCTTTTGCCATGATTGCCTACAAGTTTGAAGAGGTATGATCAGATGGCGGCAGCAGTTTTCCCTATATGACGTATGTATGTTCTTTAACAAGCGGTCAGTTTAGCTCATAGACACACGCACTCATTGTGACGGTTATTGGTATCACTTGATTGTAACTGGTGAATTTAAATCGCCTCATAGAGGACTCACAGGAGTCCTCTGTGACCTGTGTGAGTTCAGGCCTTTCTGACCAAGGTGCTCATTATTTACAGACGAACCTCGCCGCTCTTCTCGGGCGTGCTGAGAAAATATTACCCttgcaaaatgaaatgtatgttCTCATTTTCCAGGACATAATCAATTCCATGAGCAACAGCCCAGCGACCAGCAAGCCCCCCGTCACCTTAAGGCTTGTAGTGCCAGCCAGCCAGTGTGGATCCCTCATAGGAAAAGGAGgctccaaaataaaagaaatgagagaggtatgatatggaaataaaagagtctgtgattttctcatttttgtttcttcGTGCAAGACAAACAGAAACGCAGACATTCTCCTCGAATCATTAGATCCAAGGCTAATTATGAAAACTGATTCACTGTTTGATTATTGCCACTTTTATATGAACTGATAATGTAATATCTGTaattttcagaataaatgtCTGACTTTGCAGCTATAACATCACAACTCCAGTTTAATTAGCACAAGCCCATTCAACTGTGactttttatttgcttgttctgttttttccagatatttttttattattattatttattttaccagtCAGGAACTATGAGTTAAATCACTGATGAGCCcacagtctacagccatgctagcagcaatTTTAAAAACGTTTAATAGTCCTGTTTGCTGACATCTTCCCCACTTGGTGCAGCAGTGGTGTAAGGTGGGGCTACAAATCCAACAAACCACACTCGACTGCACtcagctgtgatgtgtgtgtggtcatagGGCATAGAAATGTCAAGGAATCAGCAAAGTGTGTCTGAGTCATCTGGGAGCCATGAATTaaatcaaaagaaataaaagaattgTTGAGATATTGCCTAAATGTGGCTAAAAATACAAGAAGCCTGAATAAAGGCTGGGCAACAGCATCCAGAAGCCAAAGGCATTTGCTGTCTCTGAATAATCACTGTTGAAAGAGTGGGAGAGCACTTTACCTACCTACCTCCTACCTTCAGATGATTAGATGAAGTCTGAAAAACTGTGGAGACAAAGGCAGATGTGTGTTACTCTGGTAACAGCAGCATGTTGTGCTCTCAGATGGACCATCAGCGTATTTATCCTGGAGTTCTTTGATAGGTTGATAGATGATTAGAGTCTTTTATTCAGCCTGTGCCAGGAGGAGGTTATTGATAAAGGCTGACACTGGCAGAGGAAGTATTTCCAACCCTTCACGGCTCTGTGAGGTAGAACTGAATGCTGTCAACATTGTCAAGTCCCTTAAGGTCCCTTACTCTACTTCAGTCCACAGGGGCCCAGGTTCAGGTGGCCGGGGACATGCTGCCCAACTCGACAGAACGTGCAGTGACAATCTCCGGGACCCCAGAAGCCATCATCCAGTGTGTCAAACAAATCTGTGTGGTAATGCTGGAGGTAGGGTATGTCAAGAATCAGGAGAAAGGTTTAAACCCATGCAGCCGTGCACTTTACATAGTGGTATTCACTgctgcaaaacacattttctcaggAATCGATTTTTGGAATGgaactaaaatgttttgtttcgCAAAAATGTTAagctttctttttccttcaccAAAAGTGAGGCTAGTCGGGGTCAGAAACACCTGGCAGCTGTTATCTATAAATGTCAACTTGACGAGCAATCTTCTTGCGTAATAGAGGTCCTATTGAGGGCAATTTGTGTCCTGCTGTGGagtttccattttgttttttctaagtGCCGTACGAAGACTTGATGACGAGGGCAGAGACGTCTTGTCACAGACTTGGATAGGCAATAGAAAGGATTTATTTGTGCGGTAACTGCTTCAAGAGTAATGATTAAAATCATCAGATAAGACAAAGTCATCGTAGTTACAATTAGTCAAGAACTGTCAGCTTGTTTGTGTTCCATCAGGAACAGCATCGCTGCATCTTCATACTGTATTTGAAGCACATACTGCACATAAGTGGatactcctcctccctctacagAGGAAATCTGATTACGCCCTCTCCACCGTCTTGAACAGCCTTGTTTCTGCAGCGCAGCGTGAATCAATATCTCTGTCATTATAGTGAGCTTGCAAACTGGAACTCCTCAGCTCTCTCAGTGAAACCACCTCCCTGCTGTATCATACACTTGCAAAGAAAACCCAGACGTGGTGGTGCATTTAATCCATGATCATCACGCTTGTCTGTGAATGCAGATGAAGTACTCTACTTTAAAGacatagtttgacattttgggaaatgtgctggTTAGCTGTCTCGCcgagaattagatgagaagatcaatagCACCGTCTGTCAACGGCCTGTAGCcgcttagcttagtttagcataaagcaGGAGGAAAAACTAGCATGGCTCCATCAGGAGGCAACAAAATCTATTTACCACTTCATTAGTTTAATCCACACAAAAGCAGGATTGTTTAGAAGTTACACACTGTGACTTTACTGAGCAGCAACCTGAAAATGGacagagtggtatcagtcttaGCTTCAGACAGAACCAGGTTAGCTCATACCCCTCGTCTTCTGTCTTTATtacaaagctaagctaactggctgctggtaGTAGCTTCATATCCTTTTTCAAATACATCAGGACCATGGCCGGCCTCAGACTGACtctgcctcttctttctcttcttccctaGTCCCCACCTAAAGGTGCCACCATCCCTTATCGCCCAAAGCCGGCCTCCACCCCAGTCATTTTTTCTGGCGGCCAGGTAAGAGCTGAGCTAGCTTTAGCTTGTTAGTTTTTGTGCCGACAGCCAACCTGAGACTTTTACTGCAGAATCAGCCTCTGCCTGTTACCACAaggctttttattttcatatgtgTGCCACCACAACCCTTTTGCAAATGAGGCTGCCCTCATTGGGAAAATTACACTATTAGTTGTTCAGACACTAAAATAACTTGTTGTTGCACATGCAAATGATGACTGTCCACTCTTAGAAGCAGTGTGACATTATTATAATGCCTCACAAAGTTTCAGGGAGGTCAACCAGAGTCGGTTTGATGTGTGTC from Lates calcarifer isolate ASB-BC8 unplaced genomic scaffold, TLL_Latcal_v3 _unitig_1273_quiver_1485, whole genome shotgun sequence includes these protein-coding regions:
- the LOC108887754 gene encoding poly(rC)-binding protein 3; protein product: MEPTKVQSEGGLNVTLTIRLLMHGKEVGSIIGKKGETVKKMREESGARINISEGNCPERIVTITGPTDTIFKAFAMIAYKFEEDIINSMSNSPATSKPPVTLRLVVPASQCGSLIGKGGSKIKEMRESTGAQVQVAGDMLPNSTERAVTISGTPEAIIQCVKQICVVMLESPPKGATIPYRPKPASTPVIFSGGQAYTIQGQYAIPHPDQLTKLHQLAMQQTPFTPLGQTTPAFPGTYPQGPLDSSFSLHPETFFSSPTLHLISLLAQHDSAPV